A genomic region of Desulfosarcina ovata subsp. ovata contains the following coding sequences:
- a CDS encoding transposase gives MLILHDILEKLKNEFAQSSKGQERGIWFVYTIVAIIVPFASSRTSNILRCLKTVFGFSGISRKKFYTFMASPRIPWQRLWPTLWKLIPLPTTGGRLMLALDDSINAKTGKKIFACDKVFDHAAKQNQSRYPWAQNIVAVGLLKMIKGRWACLPLSYRFYLLKKTIERMNRDSNGPEVTFKSKLAMAVDMIGEIAAVFPRKRIVIITDSWFGNGGLWKPLKKQLGIWVDMISRLRSNSTIFELPPPPTGRQGRPRKYGRKLGNAAALAVRFKSLAKEYIVNLYGRNRNIVAYERVVMLKTIRCAVKVVWVYRKTQWVALYSTDLSLSAEQIIEYYGARWKIEALFKELKNDIGSADTQSRHPQAVSNHLHFCMLATTVAWIYASRVEKTPSRRHAVGGRRHFAFSDVRRSVTKAAMDKDFGRLFPVPRKSVFNSLVDVLLRMAA, from the coding sequence ATGCTTATCCTACACGACATCCTTGAAAAACTCAAAAACGAATTTGCTCAGTCCAGTAAAGGTCAGGAACGGGGAATATGGTTCGTATACACGATCGTGGCGATCATTGTTCCTTTCGCCTCATCGAGGACCTCAAACATTCTACGGTGCTTGAAGACGGTGTTCGGCTTTTCCGGGATCAGTCGTAAAAAGTTCTATACCTTCATGGCATCCCCACGGATTCCATGGCAACGGTTATGGCCCACGCTGTGGAAATTGATTCCGCTGCCAACGACCGGTGGGCGGTTAATGCTGGCTCTGGATGACAGTATCAACGCCAAGACAGGCAAGAAGATTTTCGCCTGCGACAAGGTTTTCGATCATGCTGCCAAGCAAAACCAGTCCAGGTATCCGTGGGCCCAGAACATCGTTGCTGTGGGGTTGTTGAAGATGATCAAGGGACGTTGGGCCTGTCTGCCGCTGAGTTATCGTTTCTACCTCCTGAAGAAAACCATCGAACGAATGAACCGTGACAGCAATGGACCGGAAGTGACATTCAAGAGCAAGCTTGCCATGGCGGTCGACATGATCGGTGAGATTGCCGCGGTGTTTCCCAGAAAACGGATTGTCATCATCACCGACTCATGGTTCGGCAATGGCGGCCTGTGGAAGCCATTGAAAAAACAGTTGGGCATATGGGTGGATATGATTTCCAGGCTTCGATCCAACAGCACAATATTTGAACTGCCGCCACCTCCGACCGGACGACAAGGCCGCCCGCGTAAATATGGCCGCAAGCTGGGGAATGCGGCAGCGTTGGCCGTTCGATTCAAATCGCTGGCAAAAGAATACATCGTCAACCTGTATGGCCGCAACCGGAACATCGTAGCCTATGAACGCGTGGTGATGCTCAAGACCATCCGATGTGCGGTCAAGGTGGTCTGGGTCTATCGTAAGACACAGTGGGTGGCACTTTATTCCACCGACCTGTCCCTTTCGGCTGAGCAGATTATCGAATACTATGGGGCCCGCTGGAAGATCGAAGCCTTATTCAAGGAATTGAAAAACGACATCGGCAGCGCTGACACGCAAAGCCGTCATCCGCAGGCCGTCAGCAACCATCTGCACTTTTGCATGCTGGCGACCACCGTCGCCTGGATTTACGCCAGCCGGGTCGAGAAAACGCCATCTCGCCGGCATGCCGTCGGCGGCCGCCGTCATTTTGCCTTTTCGGATGTCCGCCGATCCGTTACAAAGGCCGCGATGGACAAGGATTTTGGTAGGCTCTTCCCGGTGCCACGCAAATCCGTCTTTAATTCTCTCGTGGACGTACTGCTGCGCATGGCGGCTTGA
- a CDS encoding DUF6399 domain-containing protein, translated as MAKHESAFKDNQREIAKQLGIPRSTLQHWMDRKDSIDAEPEVKAFFESPTGTAFLHRLVVAAQFVITLLGPGSVRLVCEFLELSGLSKFIAASYGSQQKVSVAIEQATVDFGNKETNRMAKDMEPKDITACLDETFHPETCLVSIEPESNYILLETYADGRKGSDWMKAMEDALKAVVHNYFIKRRDETTPAERFFGAKPNDLFSFLLDKADIPRRPAKKRFKPEVKKPLIAVG; from the coding sequence ATGGCAAAACATGAATCGGCATTCAAGGATAACCAGCGGGAAATTGCAAAACAACTTGGTATTCCTCGTTCAACGCTGCAGCATTGGATGGATCGAAAAGATTCTATTGATGCTGAGCCTGAGGTCAAGGCTTTTTTTGAATCACCAACCGGAACAGCCTTTTTACACCGATTGGTTGTCGCCGCTCAGTTTGTAATAACGCTTTTGGGGCCTGGGAGCGTTCGATTGGTCTGCGAATTTCTCGAATTGTCAGGCCTTTCGAAATTTATTGCCGCTTCGTACGGATCTCAGCAAAAAGTCTCGGTTGCTATCGAGCAAGCCACTGTCGATTTCGGCAATAAAGAAACCAATCGTATGGCAAAAGACATGGAACCTAAGGATATCACCGCTTGCCTGGATGAGACATTTCATCCTGAGACGTGTTTGGTTTCCATTGAACCGGAATCTAACTATATCTTGCTGGAAACATACGCCGATGGGCGCAAAGGTTCAGACTGGATGAAGGCGATGGAAGATGCATTGAAGGCTGTCGTTCATAATTATTTTATCAAGCGCAGAGATGAAACGACCCCAGCAGAAAGGTTTTTTGGTGCGAAGCCAAATGATTTGTTTTCTTTCTTGTTGGATAAAGCTGATATTCCGCGCAGGCCGGCAAAGAAACGTTTTAAACCAGAAGTAAAAAAGCCTCTCATTGCTGTGGGTTAG